Proteins encoded in a region of the Chelonoidis abingdonii isolate Lonesome George chromosome 2, CheloAbing_2.0, whole genome shotgun sequence genome:
- the LOC116838157 gene encoding LOW QUALITY PROTEIN: C-C chemokine receptor type 9-like (The sequence of the model RefSeq protein was modified relative to this genomic sequence to represent the inferred CDS: substituted 2 bases at 2 genomic stop codons) yields MLNEIPQRTLLATLPHHSHKSEEATQNYSANLDYYTGSSSVLPPYDNLFNPPDLICEKSHTQQFAQTFLPAFFSIVFLTGTLGNGFVIFVYWTYRYRKSITDRYLLHLAIADLLLVFTLPFWAKAASHGWTLKNVMCKIVNSMYKINFYSCMLFLTSISFDRYITIVQAMKAKNSKRKRLLFSKLVCFGVWLIAIVLCIPEIVYSESKQVSNTTTCKMVYPTTVTRTTKVTVLALKITIGFLLPLFVMVTCYACIIHTLLQAKRSQKHKSLKIIIVIIIAFLLSQLPYNGILLVKTINAYTMVIYDCKTSDNIDLGFQITQSIAFLHSCLNPFLYVFAGERFRKALFKILENVTHWTGKSREQSSFIYDSQDGNSNKSSALLGWXXIRVSLTLSFHLNSSLTFNCYHAPFEIHGNLARAVQCSSSILREKARSLSTE; encoded by the coding sequence GCCACCCAGAACTACTCGGCTAACCTGGATTATTATACGGGTTCTAGTTCTGTGTTACCTCCGTACGACAACCTGTTTAACCCCCCAGACCTCATCTGTGAAAAAAGTCACACCCAGCAGTTTGCTCAAACTTTCCTGCCAGCATTTTTCAGCATTGTATTCCTCACTGGCACACTAGGTAATGGCTTTGTCATCTTTGTCTACTGGACATACAGATACAGGAAGAGCATCACCGACAGATACCTCCTGCACCTGGCCATTGCTGATCTGCTCCTTGTTTTCACTCTCCCTTTCTGGGCAAAAGCAGCTTCACATGGCTGGACCTTGAAGAATGTCATGTGTAAAATTGTCAATAGCATGTACAAGATCAACTTCTACAGCTGTATGTTGTTTCTGACATCCATTAGTTTTGACAGGTACATTACAATTGTCCAGGCCATGAAAGCTAAGAACTCTAAGCGAAAAAGGCTTCTGTTCAGTAAACTAGTTTGCTTTGGTGTTTGGCTGATTGCAATAGTCTTATGCATCCCAGAAATAGTATACAGTGAATCTAAGCAAGTTAGTAATACAACTACCTGCAAGATGGTATACCCTACCACAGTGACCCGAACCACCAAAGTTACTGTCCTAGCTTTGAAAATCACAATAGgattcctccttcctctctttgtCATGGTTACTTGTTATGCTTGTATAATTCATACCCTCCTTCAGGCCAAAAGATCCCAAAAGCACAAATCATTAAAGATCATCATCGTTATTATCAtagctttcctcctctcccagttGCCCTACAACGGCATTTTGCTGGTCAAAACTATCAACGCCTACACCATGGTCATATATGACTGCAAAACCTCTGACAACATTGACCTCGGATTCCAGATAACTCAGAGCATCGCCTTCCTTCACAGCTGCCTGAACCCCTTCCTCTATGTGTTTGCTGGGGAGAGATTCCGTAAAGCCCTCTTTAAAATTCTGGAGAACGTGACTCATTGGACTGGCAAGAGCCGAGAACAGAGCTCTTTCATATATGATAGCCAAGATGGGAACTCAAATAAGTCCTCTGCATTGCTGGGATGGTGATAAATCAGGGTCTCTCTCACTTTGAGCTTTCACCTAAATTCCTCACTCACATTCAACTGCTACCATGCTCCTTTTGAAATTCATGGTAATCTGGCCAGAGCAGTGCAGTGTTCTTCTTCCATTCTGAGAGAAAAAGCAAGATCCCTCTCAACAGAGTGA